One window of Burkholderia cepacia GG4 genomic DNA carries:
- a CDS encoding TonB-dependent receptor, with protein MLLAAVAHAQADAPTASNPAPSVPLAPIFVTANPLGDTALIAPTAQLSGDALTRRQADSLGETLNGLPGVSTTTYGPMVGRPIIRGMDGDRIRLLQNGVAAYDASSLSYDHAVPQDPLSIERVEIVRGPAALLYGGNAVGGVVNTIDNRIPREAIEGVTGALDARYGGANSVRAGAAQVEGGNGRFAFHVDAFDREASKLRIPGYARSSAQRAIDGPDTPQPYGNVPNSDGRVHGGALGASYTWADGFAGLSYSGYESNYGSVAEDDVRLRMRQERLALASEVRNLSGPFTKLKFDFAYTDYRHKEVDNGETATTFRNRGYEARIEARHRKIGPFEGAIGVQFGQNTFSALGDEMLVPSTRTNSVALFGLEEWQVNTALKLSLGGRFEHVKVDPDPAGVEKFAGAQPRDFNAGSVSAGALFSLTPVWSVAANVAYTERAPTFYELYSNGPHDATGQFLIGNPNASKEKAVSTDLSLRYASGPNRGSVGVFYNRFSNYLTEYNTGRVVGDDGEPVAPGTDAALNEAIYRGVRAEFYGVELDGKWRAFSRRGHTVDLELTADYTHARNVDTGQPLPRIAPLRTTLSADYGYGPFGARAQVTHAWSQHRVPDNDVSTDGYTSLGVMLTYKFRVGATHWLAYLRGDNLTNQEIRYATSVVRGFAPEGGRSVMAGLRTTF; from the coding sequence ATGCTGCTTGCCGCCGTCGCGCACGCGCAGGCCGATGCGCCCACCGCGTCGAATCCCGCGCCATCCGTGCCGCTTGCGCCGATCTTCGTGACCGCGAACCCGCTCGGCGACACCGCGCTGATCGCGCCGACCGCGCAACTGTCCGGCGACGCGCTGACGCGCCGCCAGGCCGATTCGCTCGGCGAGACGCTCAACGGCCTGCCCGGCGTGTCGACCACCACCTACGGGCCGATGGTCGGCCGCCCTATCATCCGCGGGATGGACGGCGACCGGATCCGGCTGCTGCAGAACGGCGTCGCCGCATACGACGCATCGTCGCTGTCGTACGACCATGCGGTGCCGCAGGATCCGCTGTCGATCGAGCGCGTCGAGATCGTCCGCGGGCCGGCCGCGCTGCTGTACGGCGGCAATGCAGTGGGCGGCGTCGTCAACACGATCGACAACCGGATTCCGCGCGAAGCGATCGAAGGCGTGACGGGCGCGCTCGACGCGCGCTACGGCGGCGCGAACTCGGTACGCGCGGGCGCGGCACAGGTCGAAGGCGGCAACGGCCGCTTCGCGTTTCACGTCGACGCGTTCGACCGCGAGGCGAGCAAGCTGCGGATTCCCGGCTATGCGCGCAGCAGCGCGCAACGCGCGATCGACGGCCCCGACACGCCGCAGCCGTACGGCAACGTGCCGAACAGCGACGGCCGCGTACACGGCGGCGCGCTCGGCGCGTCATACACGTGGGCGGACGGCTTCGCCGGCCTGTCGTACAGCGGCTATGAATCGAACTACGGCTCCGTCGCGGAAGACGACGTCCGCCTGCGGATGCGCCAGGAACGCCTCGCGCTCGCGTCCGAGGTGCGCAACCTGAGCGGGCCATTCACGAAGCTGAAATTCGATTTCGCGTACACCGACTATCGCCACAAGGAAGTCGACAACGGCGAGACGGCGACCACGTTCCGCAATCGCGGCTACGAAGCGCGCATCGAGGCGCGGCATCGCAAGATCGGCCCGTTCGAAGGCGCGATCGGCGTGCAGTTCGGCCAGAACACGTTCTCTGCGCTCGGCGACGAGATGCTCGTGCCGTCCACGCGCACGAACAGCGTCGCGCTGTTCGGGCTCGAGGAATGGCAGGTCAATACCGCGCTGAAGCTGAGCCTGGGCGGGCGCTTCGAACACGTGAAGGTCGATCCCGATCCGGCCGGCGTCGAGAAATTCGCAGGCGCGCAGCCGCGCGACTTCAATGCCGGCAGCGTATCGGCCGGCGCGCTGTTCTCGCTGACGCCCGTGTGGTCGGTCGCGGCGAACGTCGCGTACACGGAACGCGCGCCGACCTTCTACGAGCTGTACTCGAACGGCCCGCACGACGCGACCGGCCAGTTCCTGATCGGCAACCCGAACGCGTCGAAGGAAAAAGCCGTGTCGACCGACCTGTCGCTGCGCTATGCGAGCGGCCCGAACCGCGGCAGCGTCGGCGTGTTCTACAACCGCTTCTCGAATTACCTGACCGAGTACAACACGGGCCGCGTCGTGGGCGACGACGGCGAGCCGGTCGCGCCCGGCACCGACGCTGCGCTCAACGAAGCGATCTATCGCGGCGTGCGCGCGGAGTTCTACGGCGTCGAGCTTGACGGCAAGTGGCGCGCGTTCTCGCGGCGCGGTCACACGGTCGACCTGGAACTGACCGCCGACTACACGCATGCCCGCAACGTCGACACCGGCCAGCCGCTGCCGCGCATCGCCCCGCTGCGCACGACGCTCTCAGCCGACTACGGCTACGGCCCGTTCGGCGCACGCGCGCAGGTCACGCACGCGTGGTCGCAGCACCGCGTGCCGGACAACGACGTGTCGACGGACGGCTACACGTCGCTCGGCGTGATGCTGACGTATAAGTTTCGGGTCGGCGCGACGCACTGGCTCGCGTACCTGCGCGGCGACAACCTGACGAACCAGGAGATCCGCTATGCGACCTCGGTCGTGCGCGGCTTCGCGCCGGAAGGCGGCCGCAGCGTGATGGCCGGCCTGCGCACGACGTTCTGA
- a CDS encoding sialidase family protein, with protein MRRTIVSHLLVTRLSAAMALAAAAAAHADPVVVSGPSPFAACTIGGPGTNYVNAEVEPWLSVNPANPTNMIAVWQQDRWSNGGAHGLVAGYTFDGGATWARTPQPFSACAPGGLKYERASDPWVSFGPDGTAYSVSISFNQSNNSNAVAASISTDGGQTWSSPAVLIANDEPTTQFFNDKESVTANPVKAGTAYAVWDRLELPNGNPYANLHTQAFRGPTFFSRTIDGGKTWSRARVIVNVPSRQQTIGNQIVVDPKTSTLYNFFDLIQPPFSKAAGKVAFIKSTDDGATWTKPQVIAGLQTVGVTDPNTGEPVRTGDIIPEPAIDPASGQLYVVWQDSRFNGGKYDEIALSTSKDGGASWSVPLQVNTPTGRPAFNPSVRVDNAGSVMVNYYDFRDLQANNTTTLPTGFWRKISHDGGATFADERRVGGPFDMKLAPNAEGFFIGDYQGLDVQPSSSFHPLFVQTNPGNLTNRTDVFFAP; from the coding sequence ATGCGACGCACGATCGTGTCCCACTTGCTTGTTACCCGCCTGTCCGCCGCGATGGCGCTGGCCGCCGCCGCGGCAGCCCATGCCGATCCCGTGGTCGTGTCCGGCCCGAGCCCGTTCGCCGCGTGCACCATCGGCGGCCCCGGTACGAACTACGTGAACGCCGAGGTCGAACCATGGCTGTCGGTCAACCCGGCGAATCCGACGAACATGATCGCCGTGTGGCAGCAGGACCGCTGGTCGAACGGCGGCGCCCATGGGCTCGTCGCCGGCTATACGTTCGACGGCGGCGCAACCTGGGCACGCACGCCGCAGCCGTTCAGCGCATGCGCGCCGGGCGGGCTCAAATACGAGCGTGCATCCGATCCATGGGTATCGTTCGGGCCGGACGGCACCGCGTATTCGGTGTCGATCTCGTTCAACCAGTCGAACAACAGCAACGCCGTCGCCGCATCGATATCGACCGACGGCGGACAGACTTGGAGCAGCCCGGCCGTGCTGATCGCGAACGACGAGCCGACGACGCAGTTCTTCAACGACAAGGAGTCAGTCACGGCGAACCCGGTGAAGGCCGGCACCGCCTATGCGGTGTGGGACCGCCTCGAGCTGCCGAACGGCAACCCGTACGCGAACCTGCACACGCAGGCATTCCGCGGGCCGACGTTCTTCTCCAGGACGATCGACGGCGGCAAGACGTGGAGCCGCGCGAGGGTCATCGTCAACGTGCCGTCGCGTCAGCAGACGATCGGCAACCAGATCGTCGTCGATCCGAAGACGAGCACGCTCTACAACTTCTTCGACCTGATCCAGCCGCCGTTCAGCAAGGCGGCCGGCAAGGTCGCGTTCATCAAGTCGACCGACGACGGGGCGACCTGGACGAAGCCGCAAGTGATCGCCGGGCTGCAGACAGTCGGCGTGACCGATCCGAACACCGGTGAACCGGTGCGCACCGGCGACATCATCCCGGAGCCCGCGATCGATCCCGCGTCGGGGCAGCTCTACGTCGTGTGGCAGGACAGCCGCTTCAACGGCGGCAAGTACGACGAGATCGCGTTGTCGACGTCGAAGGACGGCGGCGCGAGCTGGAGCGTGCCGCTGCAGGTGAACACGCCCACCGGGCGCCCGGCGTTCAATCCGTCGGTGCGCGTCGACAATGCCGGTTCGGTGATGGTCAACTACTACGACTTCCGCGACCTGCAGGCCAACAACACGACGACGCTGCCCACCGGCTTCTGGCGCAAGATCTCGCACGACGGCGGCGCCACGTTCGCCGACGAACGGCGGGTCGGCGGCCCGTTCGACATGAAGCTCGCACCCAACGCCGAGGGCTTCTTCATCGGCGATTACCAGGGGCTCGACGTGCAGCCGTCGTCGTCGTTCCACCCGCTGTTCGTCCAGACCAACCCGGGCAACCTGACGAACCGCACCGACGTGTTCTTCGCGCCGTGA
- a CDS encoding MarR family winged helix-turn-helix transcriptional regulator, translated as MSEDRRLFFLLNIGQRRVQRWVDRQAETDARASAAQAGVLFCLAKQDGALIGEVGAALQLAPSAMTGLADRMAKAGLLARHADSDDGRATRLFLTDAGQAALKRARVLLRELNCKLCDGFSDAELDVVARWLHALQDRFPAER; from the coding sequence TTGAGCGAAGACCGACGACTGTTTTTCCTGTTGAACATCGGCCAGCGGCGCGTGCAGCGCTGGGTCGACCGCCAGGCCGAGACCGATGCGCGCGCAAGCGCCGCGCAGGCCGGCGTGCTGTTCTGCCTCGCGAAGCAGGACGGCGCACTGATCGGTGAAGTCGGCGCGGCACTGCAACTCGCGCCGTCCGCGATGACGGGGCTCGCCGACCGGATGGCGAAGGCCGGCCTGCTCGCGCGTCACGCCGATTCGGACGACGGCCGCGCGACGCGCCTGTTCCTGACCGACGCAGGTCAGGCCGCGCTCAAGCGCGCGCGCGTGCTGCTGCGCGAGTTGAACTGCAAGCTGTGCGACGGGTTTTCCGACGCCGAGCTCGACGTCGTCGCGCGCTGGCTGCACGCGTTGCAGGACCGCTTTCCGGCGGAGCGCTGA
- a CDS encoding serine aminopeptidase domain-containing protein, producing the protein MTSEPIEFSAADGYPLRGTLWSPEATPRALVLIHPATAVPERLYAGFARFLTERGFAALTYNYRGIGASRPARLSALQARMRDWVELDVGAAIAWARQACDGLPLLAVGHSVGGHAIGLSAGTAHLRAAVLVAAHAGSTRLISRAAERLKVRLILRVLGPLASALLGYVPGKRLGLGEDLPAGVFSEWSRWTTLPRYFFDDPTLGAAERFGKQQLPILALGFDDDPWANPPAIDLLVSYLTRAAVERRQIDPHAAGSGPVGHMGFFRSRPGTVLWPAVADWLAQALDAPRDAGRPSLSIAAGNQA; encoded by the coding sequence ATGACGTCAGAACCGATCGAGTTTTCCGCCGCCGACGGCTACCCGCTGCGCGGCACGCTGTGGTCGCCGGAGGCGACGCCGCGTGCGCTGGTGCTGATTCATCCGGCCACGGCGGTGCCGGAGCGGCTGTATGCGGGCTTCGCACGCTTCCTGACCGAGCGCGGCTTCGCGGCGCTGACCTACAACTATCGCGGCATCGGCGCGTCGCGGCCCGCGAGGTTGAGCGCGTTGCAGGCGCGCATGCGCGACTGGGTCGAACTCGACGTCGGCGCCGCAATCGCGTGGGCGCGGCAGGCCTGCGACGGGCTGCCGCTGCTGGCGGTCGGACATAGCGTCGGCGGGCACGCGATCGGGCTGTCCGCGGGCACCGCGCATTTGCGCGCGGCCGTGCTCGTCGCCGCGCATGCGGGCAGCACGCGGCTGATCTCCCGCGCGGCGGAGCGGCTGAAGGTGCGGCTGATCCTGCGCGTGCTCGGCCCGCTCGCGTCCGCGCTGCTCGGCTACGTGCCCGGCAAGCGGCTCGGGCTTGGCGAGGACCTTCCCGCCGGGGTGTTCAGCGAATGGAGCCGCTGGACCACGCTGCCGCGCTACTTCTTCGACGATCCGACGCTCGGCGCCGCCGAGCGTTTCGGGAAGCAGCAGTTGCCGATCCTCGCGCTCGGTTTCGACGACGATCCGTGGGCGAACCCGCCCGCGATCGACCTGCTGGTAAGCTACCTGACCCGGGCGGCCGTCGAACGCCGCCAGATCGATCCGCACGCGGCGGGCAGCGGGCCGGTCGGGCACATGGGCTTCTTCCGCAGCCGGCCCGGCACGGTGCTGTGGCCCGCCGTCGCCGACTGGCTCGCGCAGGCGCTCGACGCGCCGCGCGATGCGGGTCGCCCATCCCTTTCCATTGCTGCCGGGAACCAAGCTTGA